A window from Zingiber officinale cultivar Zhangliang chromosome 7A, Zo_v1.1, whole genome shotgun sequence encodes these proteins:
- the LOC121999355 gene encoding homocysteine S-methyltransferase 2-like — MDREQQINDLEMQQFALLNSDGCWIFFSVHLDDEGDDEHNLEGYGKNRAPLLLLLVAASIGSYGFSEGAINLKQRPVLVAASIGSYGAYLADGSEYSGNYGQEITVEIVKDFHRRRLEVLSEAGADIIAFETIPNKLEAQAYVELLLECDTKIPAWFSFTSKDGINVVSGDSMAECVSLADSCNKVVAIGINCTAPRFIHNLILSIKKLNAQFRRNPSLIQNLTTY; from the exons ATGGACCGAGAGCAGCAGATCAACGATCTGGAGATGCAGCAGTTCGCCCTCCTCA ATAGTGATGGATGCTGGATCTTTTTTTCGGTCCATCTCGATGATGAGGGGGACGACGAGCAC AACCTCGAAGGCTACGGTAAAAATCGTGCCCCCCTCCTCCTGCTATTGGTTGCTGCATCAATAGGAAGCTATGGATTCAGTGAGGGCGCAATCAACCTGAAGCAGCGTCCTGTGTTGGTTGCTGCATCAATAGGAAGCTATGGAGCATATCTAGCAGATGGTTCTGAGTACAG TGGAAACTATGGCCAAGAAATTACTGTGGAAATCGTCAAAGATTTTCACAGGAGAAGGCTTGAGGTTCTTTCTGAAGCTGGAGCTGATATAATTGCTTTTGAAACAATTCCAAATAAACTTGAAGCTCAA GCATATGTTGAACTTCTTTTGGAGTGTGACACAAAAATTCCAGCTTGGTTTTCTTTCACTTCGAAGGATGGGATCAATGTTGTTAGTGGAGATTCTATGGCTGAATGTGTTTCTCTGGCTGATTCATGCAACAAAGTCGTTGCTATTGGAATCAACTGCACTGCACCTAGATTCATCCACAATTTAATTCTCTCTATTAAGAAG CTTAATGCTCAATTCAGAAGGAATCCATCATTGATACAAAATTTGACAACTTATTGA